From one Populus alba chromosome 17, ASM523922v2, whole genome shotgun sequence genomic stretch:
- the LOC118052531 gene encoding 1-aminocyclopropane-1-carboxylate oxidase homolog 1, whose amino-acid sequence MEGTISNLEEGSNHDIDKEEKAIDATKAGVKGLVDSGVTRIPRCFVHPPENVLKSSSKSSKISHQVPIIDFEGFESCQRSEVVNEIRKASEEWGFFQIINHGTPVAVMDEMLAGVKRFHEQPQEAKAELYSRNPKQKVKLFYGGVVLTKESAVWRDTVAINFQDGELDPELYPEILREELSEYTKHMTKISKTLSELLSEALGLRCDYLSNIECMDTQALACNYYPVCPQPDLTVGTTKHTDPSFLTILVQDNMGGLQVHRQNQWADVPPLQGALVVNIGDFMQLITNDKFRSVEHRVLAQEVGPRTSVASFFFPGAANKFKPYGVIKELLSDDTPIYRATHLAEFMGQYMSTGSSISVRSPFKVTRPC is encoded by the exons ATGGAAGGCACGATTTCCAATTTAGAAGAAGGCTCAAACCATGACATAGACAAGGAAGAGAAAGCAATCGATGCAACAAAAGCTGGTGTTAAGGGACTTGTTGATTCTGGTGTGACCAGGATTCCCAGGTGTTTTGTCCACCCACCTGAGAATGTGCTGAAGTCATCATCCAAGTCTAGCAAAATCAGCCATCAGGTTCCAATTATAGACTTCGAAGGGTTTGAAAGTTGTCAGCGATCAGAGGTGGTAAATGAGATCCGGAAAGCATCAGAAGAATGGGGTTTCTTTCAAATTATTAACCATGGAACTCCAGTTGCTGTCATGGATGAGATGTTAGCAGGGGTGAAAAGATTCCACGAGCAACCCCAGGAAGCGAAGGCGGAGCTGTACTCTCGTAATCCTAAACAAAAAGTGAAGCTCTTCTATGGAGGAGTGGTTCTGACCAAAGAATCAGCGGTTTGGAGGGATACAGTGGCAATAAATTTTCAGGATGGTGAACTTGACCCTGAACTATATCCTGAAATTTTAAG AGAAGAGTTAAGTGAATACACAAAACACATGACCAAAATCAGCAAGACTCTGTCTGAGCTCTTATCAGAAGCACTCGGGCTTCGTTGTGACTACCTTTCAAACATTGAATGCATGGATACTCAAGCATTGGCGTGTAACTATTACCCAGTTTGTCCTCAACCAGACTTGACAGTGGGCACCACCAAGCATACAGACCCTTCTTTTCTGACTATACTTGTTCAAGACAACATGGGTGGTCTCCAAGTTCATCGTCAAAATCAATGGGCAGATGTCCCCCCTCTGCAAGGAGCACTTGTAGTAAATATAGGGGACTTCATGCAG CTTATCACTAATGACAAGTTCAGAAGTGTGGAGCATAGAGTTTTGGCTCAAGAAGTCGGACCCCGGACATCAGTCGCAAGCTTTTTCTTTCCAGGTGCAGCAAACAAATTCAAACCATATGGGGTAATAAAGGAGCTTCTATCTGACGACACACCCATCTATAGAGCAACTCATTTGGCTGAATTCATGGGTCAATACATGTCCACAGGATCATCTATCTCAGTCCGTTCTCCTTTTAAGGTGACGAGGCCATGCTAG